The following are encoded in a window of Heterodontus francisci isolate sHetFra1 chromosome 2, sHetFra1.hap1, whole genome shotgun sequence genomic DNA:
- the LOC137381181 gene encoding zona pellucida sperm-binding protein 4-like, whose protein sequence is MVHIGTNNIGRKRGELLHNEFKELTAKLKSRTSKVEISGLLFDGFDTFGLLMISTGIVTNWSLVQDVMYNWAMEWIDWNFPELKQTIFHLYFVCDQCEINMSTIDVQNFVKREDLTLSALKQLAKDHLKIPPSLFLPADKCWISPKFRQECGFAGIAGSECVRRGCCFDVGSRDVPPCFYSLDNLPVCTKDGRVLIAISKDLTLPPVNLTTVHLKDGHGAECSPTVASVDTVLFEFALTECGTSQRLDGVDVVYETDVLAQFEILDGALGSVSRDSPFRLHVQCSYKGSQESELQLKPRVYTLSPPLPATETGILLLELRIARDAAYRSWYVASDYPILSVLREPLFVEVRVLNRNDPSLVLVLNECWASPTAEPYSQLQWKLLVNRCPFTGDNYKSRLLPLDAASHLRFPTHHKRFVVSTFTFWERVSGRPLSGEVYFHCSAEVCSPSSRENCTASCSPKRRRSTNDQSGTLVTTGPIIFLEDGERLSAGIQQEEKVWAVAEQQWKLNTESEQLLGIVKCRLITDPLQSMKEVSRIFNQPPVEAKTTLVNIHTGRSIST, encoded by the exons TCGATGGATTTGATACTTTTGGTTTGTTGATGATCTCCACGGGGATCGTAACAAACTGGAGTCTTGTCCAGGATGTGATGTATAACTGGGCTATGGAATGGATAGACTGGAATTTCCCAGAGCTAAAGCAAACAATATTTCACCTTTACTTTGTCTGTGATCAGTGTGAAATTAACATGAGTACTATTGATGTTCAAAACTTTGTCAAGAGAGAAGATCTGACTCTCAGTGCCTTGAAACAATTGGCAAAAGATCATTTGAAGATT ccgccctctctctttctgcccgctGATAAATGTTGGATATCTCCCAAATTCCGGCAAGAGTGTGGATTTGCGGGAATTGCAGGCAGTGAGTGTGTGCGGAGAGGCTGTTGCTTTGATGTTGGGAGCCGGGATGTGCCGCCGTGTTTTTATTCACTGGACAATCTGCCAG TTTGCACCAAGGATGGGCGGGTCCTGATCGCCATCTCCAAGGATTTGACGCTGCCTCCTGTAAACCTGACAACGGTGCATCTGAAGGATGGACAcggagctgagtgcagtcccaccgtgGCCTCTGTAGACACTGTGCTCTTTGAGTTCGCACTCACTGAGTGTGGCACTAGCCAGCGG CTGGACGGGGTGGACGTGGTGTATGAAACGGATGTGTTGGCTCAGTTTGAGATCTTGGATGGTGCTTTGGGTTCGGTGAGCCGGGACAGCCCCTTCAG GCTCCATGTCCAGTGCAGTTACAAGGGAAGCCAGGAGTCTGAATTGCAGCTGAAGCCCCGAGTTTACACCCTTTCTCCGCCACTGCCTGCCACCGAGACCGGGATCCTGCTTCTGGAGCTGAGAATAGCGAGAG atgctgcctACCGGAGCTGGTACGTGGCCAGTGACTACCCGATCCTGAGTGTGCTCCGGGAGCCCTTGTTTGTGGAGGTTCGTGTCCTGAACCGGAACGACCCATCCCTTGTGCTGGTGCTCAATGAGTGCTGGGCGAGCCCTACTGCCGAGCCCTATTCCCAGCTTCAATGGAAGCTCCTGGTGaacag GTGCCCCTTTACTGGTGACAACTACAAAAGCCGCCTCCTCCCGCTAGACGCTGCTTCCCATTTGCGTTTCCCAACTCATCATAAGCGCTTTGTAGTCAGCACTTTCACTTTCTGGGAGCGAGTTTCAGGCCGGCCTCTGAGCGGGGAG GTTTActtccactgcagtgctgaggtttGCTCCCCTTCCAGCCGAGAGAACTGCACAGCTTCCTGCAGCCCCA AGAGACGAAGAAGCACCAATGACCAGTCTGGGACCTTGGTGACCACTGGGCCCATCATTTTCCTGGAAGATGGGGAAAGATTGTCTGCAGGGATCCAGCAGGAAGAGAAAG TTTGGGCTGTTGCTGAGCAGCAGTGGAAGCTGAATACGGAGTCTGAGCAGTTGTTGGGAATTGTCAAATGCAGATTGATTACAGACCCATTACAAAGTATGAAGGAGG TGTCCAGAATTTTCAACCagcctccagttgaggccaaaacaactTTAGTGAACATTCACACAGGAAGGTCCATTTCCACTTGA